The following coding sequences lie in one Yamadazyma tenuis chromosome 3, complete sequence genomic window:
- a CDS encoding uncharacterized protein (EggNog:ENOG503P43I; COG:S; BUSCO:EOG09263817): MLIIVNIFLRDYIQVSTIKAKMSEEGHWNIITASLQDVCNTNESTHFDNIYADYLSDPSKIPTSEEELEKLVKEVSDHKSNIETAKRLIETCQQNLQILITSVQKHSSAINTRQSRGSTAKIETNTLSTSTPGNKAVSKSNTKKQKKVGRSFHTSKLNWSEPIIVGSEVAYKLRNRHSEEWIQCEVTKIIGDGVKFEVRDPEPDENNNPGQTFKANYREVILIVPEAEIASNPKILPNYTYGAKVLARYPETTTFYPAMVVGTKKDTTVKLKFDGEEEANKETEVERRLVLPFPEKS; encoded by the coding sequence ATGCTAATCATCGTTAATATATTTTTGCGCGACTACATCCAAGTTTCAACAATCAAAGCCAAGATGCTGGAAGAAGGGCATTGGAATATTATCACGGCTTCACTTCAAGACGTGTGTAATACCAATGAATCAACCCACTTTGATAATATTTACGCCGATTATTTATCAGATCCTAGCAAGATACCAACCTCCGAAGAAGAGTTAGAGAAGTTAGTCAAAGAGGTGTCAGACCATAAGAGCAACATCGAAACTGCCAAAAGACTTATTGAAACATGCCAGCAAAATCTTCAGATTCTTATAACGAGTGTTCAGAAACATTCTAGTGCAATAAATACCAGGCAATCCAGAGGTTCTACCGCTAAGATCGAAACAAACACATTGTCAACCTCTACTCCCGGTAATAAGGCTGTTTCAAAATCGAACACCAAAAAGCAGAAGAAGGTTGGAAGACTGTTCCATACGTCGAAGCTAAACTGGTCAGAACCTATCATTGTTGGTTCAGAAGTTGCGTACAAATTGAGGAACAGACATTCCGAAGAATGGATTCAGTGTGAGGTGACGAAAAtaattggtgatggagtTAAGTTTGAAGTTAGAGATCCTGAACCAGATGAGAATAACAACCCTGGACAAACCTTCAAAGCGAACTACAGAGAAGTGATTTTGATAGTTCCCGAAGCAGAAATTGCTCTGAATCCAAAGATCCTACCAAATTATACATATGGAGCTAAAGTTCTTGCTCGGTACCCAGAAACCACCACTTTCTATCCAGCAATGGTAGTTGGTACCAAGAAGGATACTACTgtcaaattgaagtttgatggggaagaagaagccaacAAGGAAACTGAAGTCGAGAGAAGATTAGTTTTACCATTTCCAGAAAAGAGTTAG
- the GBP2 gene encoding g-strand binding protein (COG:A; EggNog:ENOG503NW7K): MDIDDYSRDRSRSPVRNRSRSPVDRNRDREGESYTSGGRRDYGSERSYRGRGRGNVYRGRGGRGGGFGTRGGNRGGYNSSYTSYATPEEAAIEYKSKTERNYDNSIFIGNIPYDAGPKDIEDMFKGQYKVRRADIVTNRGRSRGMATVEFSSKDEVKSAIEKFDHYEYRGRQIFVRQDYPPPEEKRVSMEQPGEKFSNRTPPSRERYTSSVKQSPLVPEPGTEIFVGNLPYSMNWQALKDLMREAGEVERADVRLDQKGKSMGYGTVVFKTPEEAKLALNTFADYEIEGRKLSTRPGRTHESTIQPKVDKNTKFTKDIIADGLKSDTIYVENLPYVTTVDDLYELFETIGKVTRAEIQYAPHGRASGNAVVRFESDELAELSIANLNSYNYGGRDLKISYANKPGSAYKMETKENETEEVDMEEGDNEVIDAPTAEEPEAIEVQDDQMAN, translated from the exons ATGGACATTGACGACTATTCAAGA GATCGCTCACGTTCTCCAGTCAGAAACAGGTCAAGATCCCCCGTGGATAGAAACAGAGATAGAGAGGGAGAGTCCTATACTTctggtggaagaagagactACGGGTCAGAGAGAAGTTACAGAGGGCGTGGAAGAGGCAATGTCTATAGGGGTCGTGGAGGTAGAGGTGGAGGATTTGGCACTAGAGGTGGTAACAGGGGAGGTTATAATAGCTCATATACGAGTTATGCAACACCCGAAGAAGCTGCTATTGAGTACAAGAGTAAAACAGAAAGGAACTACGATAACTCCATCTTCATTGGAAACATTCCTTATGATGCCGGCCCTAAAGACATTGAAGATATGTTCAAAGGGCAGTATAAAGTTAGACGTGCTGATATTGTTACAAATCGTGGGAGATCTAGAGGAATGGCAACGGTAGAGTTCAGCTCCAAAGATGAGGTTAAATCAgcaattgaaaaattcgATCACTACGAGTATAGAGGAAGACAAATTTTTGTTAGACAAGACTACCCTCCTCCTGAGGAGAAAAGGGTATCTATGGAGCAACCAGGAGAGAAGTTTAGTAACAGGACTCCACCTTCTAGGGAAAGATACACTTCTTCAGTCAAGCAAAGTCCTTTAGTTCCCGAGCCAGGAACTGAAATATTCGTAGGAAATCTACCATATTCTATGAATTGGCAAGCATTaaaagacttgatgagAGAAGCCGGTGAAGTGGAGAGGGCTGATGTTAGACTCGATCAAAAGGGAAAATCAATGGGCTATGGTACAGTTGTATTTAAAACTCCAGAAGAAGCCAAATTGGCATTGAACACTTTTGCTGATTATGAGATTGAAGGCAGAAAGTTGAGTACTAGACCAGGTAGAACACATGAGTCTACTATACAGCCAAAAGTTGACAAGAATACCAAATTCACAAAGGATATCATAGCAGATGGATTGAAGTCAGACACCATTTATGTCGAGAACTTGCCATATGTTACCACCGTTGATGATTTATATGAATTATTTGAAACGATAGGTAAGGTTACAAGAGCCGAAATACAGTATGCGCCACATGGTAGGGCTTCGGGAAATGCAGTAGTTCGTTTCGAACTGGATGAATTGGCTGAATTGTCAAttgccaacttgaacagtTATAATTATGGAGGTAGGGACTTAAAGATCAGTTATGCCAACAAACCAGGAAGTGCTTACAAGATGGAGACCAAAGAGAatgaaacagaagaagtggaTATGGAGGAAGGGGATAATGAAGTTATTGATGCACCAACAGCCGAAGAACCGGAAgccattgaagttcaagatgatCAAATGGCCAATTAA
- the MRPL2 gene encoding 54S ribosomal protein L2 mitochondrial (EggNog:ENOG503NYA4; COG:J; BUSCO:EOG09264ZDZ) — protein MSLFKSTVGILRGSLGGGNDCIGYIINLTQKRNATKRASGSRTNKNDSAGRRLGPKVHESNFVNPGQIIMRQRGTKIHPGENTGIGKDHTIFALEPGYVRFYYDPFHPLRKYVGIALKEDLTLPTPHFSPRVRRFGYVEISDPVEAKTEESRMSRQEYLQQPELQKIQARNLAKDQELIKRITEQISTFLKLNDAEKIETISSTLLHVHKLTKLGLSVEEANLQTKFNYLYELKLRLRRGEIEEGYFSELKDKYIALVDLVNSKITIDINGGLCQYLSPEQRSGERINIISRLNNFKDKLISQSDQQVIKDLIKAPLIFTKVEQASLEKEFLPSILPETVEGTVVTDVNTKKVPKNMFIVKKFDNDTRQVKVIGRTREAFLK, from the coding sequence ATGTCATTGTTCAAAAGCACAGTTGGTATTCTTCGGGGCAGCTTGGGCGGTGGAAATGACTGCATAGGTtatatcatcaatttgaCCCAGAAACGTAATGCTACAAAAAGAGCTTCAGGTTCTAGAACTAATAAAAATGACTCAGCTGGTAGAAGATTGGGTCCTAAAGTACACGAGAGTAACTTTGTCAATCCAGGTCAGATTATAATGAGACAAAGGGGAACAAAGATTCATCCAGGTGAGAATACTGGTATTGGTAAAGACCATACCATTTTTGCTTTAGAGCCTGGTTACGTGAGGTTTTACTATGATCCTTTCCACCCATTAAGAAAATATGTTGGAATTGCATTGAAAGAAGACTTAACACTTCCAACTCCTCATTTTAGTCCTCGTGTCAGAAGGTTTGGCTATGTGGAGATCAGCGATCCTGTTGAAGCGAAAACTGAGGAAAGCCGCATGTCGAGACAAGAATACTTACAACAACCAGAGTTACAAAAGATTCAAGCTAGaaacttggccaaagatCAGGAGTTAATTAAAAGAATCACAGAGCAAATATCAACTTTTTTAAAGCTAAATGATGCTGAGAAAATTGAAACAATCTCAAGCACTTTGTTACATGTCCACAAGTTGACAAAATTAGGTCTTTCAGTGGAGGAAGCCAACTTGCAGACCAAGTTCAACTACCTCTATGAGCTTAAATTGCGTTTGAGAAGAGGTGAAATAGAAGAAGGTTACTTCTCTGAATTAAAGGACAAGTACATTGCTTTAGTCGATTTGGTGAACAGCAAGATTACCATAGATATCAATGGTGGTTTGTGTCAGTATTTGTCTCCAGAACAACGCTCTGGTGAAAGAATCAACATTATTTCCAGATTAAATaacttcaaagacaagttgatttcccAATCGgatcaacaagttatcaaagatttgatcaaggcCCCTCTAATTTTCacaaaagttgaacaagcgtctttggaaaaggaaTTCTTACCATCAATTTTACCAGAAACTGTAGAGGGGACTGTGGTTACCGATGTCAATACAAAGAAGGTACCTAAAAATATGTTTattgtcaagaagtttgacaaTGATACTAGACAGGTCAAAGTCATTGGAAGAACAAGGGAAGCATTCTTAAAATAA
- the SLA2 gene encoding sla2 Src-like adaptor 2 (EggNog:ENOG503Q3C0; COG:Z; BUSCO:EOG09261A3K): protein MSRAEIDLQTSVKKACNQEEVPPKRKHVRACIVYTWDHKNSRAFWHAIKIQPLQSDKVQLFKALVMIHKILQEGHPNSLKDGYRNREFISSLGSIFPSSESSYGRLINQYVKYILKKLDFHRNNPSFNGMFEYEEYISLRAVNDPNEGYDSILQLMELQDAIEDFQKLIFASINQTPDNLCKVSALVPLISEAYGIYKFCTSMLRAMYQQLGDDDALQALFEKFDSQHFVLRDFFTDCNSIKFLTTLVSIPRLPSSPPSLKVGDGETSILRPKSNGTESSTPQISSQPTSTFVPPQTPPASDSIFLQQTGVFDQQLAEQQRYQQELEAQRQQQLQDQLSQQQAFQQQQQEQHQRFLQEQQMLQQQQTQQQQSRVTELEHDLIMFKNQYDNDQSLLQQYDARVKSLENELVQLNENATQQVASKDEQIRSLEEQISNWSKKYESLAKLYSKLRQEHLDLLSRFKKIQQKISSAQESIQKREKFEKDLKAKNLELADLIRERDRARLDLDRLRGSKDQEIQKLQAELRELNVQVNESGKLQSMNLSTIVSSHQKELESLKSQLRDRDAKLSQLSPESLQEKLREKEIDLEIAQESLESALNELALSKNDQEDIVNAEIDQILLKNIEKFRSLIDLFLNNSIKRIQTTRHELDSSVQAGNLNASPEYVLSIIEACSDLASDFASVVNGFIVDGKSSYEDDSSYSAIILTSSELTTTLNDLMLNIKGVSRTVSQESEGEILGLFSDVLDDTEAYLHHITSKELEKFKNDDDRIDRVIDSNLQLQHSLQGLIAYVETLRSTKGINFTSKNLDKMVDDEMLQTAKTVQTASKFLADLMSNPKIKSENLEVHGAILSAAQAVIEAVSTLIKASTESQREIVSKGRGLQTRTEFYKKNNRWTEGLISASKAVAGATNILIQTADGVLRESNSHEQLIVASNEVAASTAQLVAASRVKANFVSQTQENLETASVLVSGACKSLVHKVQDLMETNDFYPDDLDLSKLTPYEGKTVEMEQQVEILKLENMLGAARKRLGDIRKHGYRDDVSDDER, encoded by the coding sequence ATGAGCAGAGCAGAGATTGATCTTCAAACTAGTGTCAAGAAAGCATGCAATCAAGAGGAGGTACCTCCTAAAAGAAAGCATGTTAGAGCTTGTATTGTTTACACATGGGACCATAAGAATTCAAGAGCTTTTTGGCACGCAATCAAGATTCAACCTTTGCAAAGTGATAAAgttcaattgttcaaagcattggtgatgattcATAAGATCTTACAAGAGGGTCACCCTAATTCATTAAAAGATGGATATAGAAATAGAGAGTTCATTAGCTCCTTGGGTTCAATATTTCCTTCGAGCGAGTCGAGTTACGGGAGACTTATTAATCAATATGTCAAAtacattttgaaaaagttaGATTTCCACAGAAACAATCCTAGCTTCAATGGAATGTTTGAATACGAGGAGTATATCTCATTAAGAGCTGTTAATGACCCAAATGAAGGCTATGACTCTATCCTTCAATTAATGGAATTGCAAGATGCTATTGAGGACtttcaaaagctcatcTTTGCCTCCATTAACCAAACCCCCGATAACTTGTGCAAGGTCAGTGCATTAGTCCCATTGATTAGTGAAGCATATGGTATTTACAAATTTTGTACTTCTATGTTGCGAGCAATGTACCAACAATTGGGAGACGACGATGCCTTGCAAGcattgtttgaaaaattcgATTCACAACATTTTGTTTTGAGAGACTTTTTCACTGATTGCAACTCAATTAAGTTTTTGACTACTTTAGTCTCCATCCCGAGATTACCGAGCTCTCCTCCAAGCTTGAAAGTTGGTGACGGTGAAACCAGCATCTTGAGACCCAAATCGAATGGTACCGAAAGTTCTACTCCACAAATTTCGTCTCAACCTACTTCGACATTTGTTCCTCCTCAAACGCCCCCTGCTTCTGACCTGAtctttctccaacaaaCAGGAGTTTTCGACCAGCAGTTAGCTGAACAACAAAGGTACCAGCAAGAATTAGAAGCTCAGCGTCAACAGCAACTTCAGGATCAATTATCGCAGCAGCAGGCATttcagcaacaacaacaagaacaacatCAAAGGTTCTtacaagaacaacaaatGTTACAGCAGCAACAAACTCAGCAGCAGCAATCACGCGTTACAGAATTGGAGCACGATTTAATCATGTTTAAGAATCAGTATGACAATGACCAGCTGTTATTGCAACAGTATGATGCTCGAGTGAAATCTCTCGAGAATGAGTTAGTTCAATTGAATGAAAATGcaactcaacaagttgcATCAAAAGATGAACAAATCAGAAGTCTTGAGGAACAGATTTCTAACTGGTCAAAGAAGTACGAATCTTTAGCTAAATTGTATTCAAAATTGCGCCAGGAGCATTTGGATCTATTGTCCAGATTCAAAAAGATCCAGCAGAAAATCAGCAGTGCTCAAGAATCGATCCAAAAGAGagaaaaatttgaaaaagatttGAAAGCCAAAAACCTTGAATTGGCTGATTTAATTCGTGAACGTGATAGAGCAAGGTTAGACCTCGATAGATTAAGAGGATCCAAAGACCAAGAAAttcagaaacttcaagCTGAATTGAGAGAATTGAATGTGCAAGTCAACGAAAGTGGTAAGTTGCAATCAATGAACTTGTCTACGATTGTGTCGAGTCACCAAAAGGAATTAGAGAGCCTCAAATCTCAATTGAGGGATAGAGATGCTAAATTAAGCCAATTATCTCCAGAGTCATTGCAGGAAAAGCTCAGAGAAAAAGAAATTGACTTAGAAATCGCCCAAGAGTCATTGGAAAGTGCTTTGAATGAACTTGCTCTATCAAAAAATGACCAGGAGGATATTGTGAATGCtgaaattgatcaaattcttttgaaaaatatagAGAAATTTAGGTCTTTGATTGATTTatttttgaacaacagCATTAAAAGAATTCAAACTACTAGGCATGAATTGGATTCATCTGTACAAGCAGGAAACTTAAATGCATCCCCTGAGTATGTCTTATCTATCATCGAAGCTTGCTCTGACCTTGCCTCTGACTTTGCCAGTGTTGTCAACGGATTCATAGTGGACGGAAAGAGCTCATACGAAGACGATTCTAGCTATTCTGCTATTATTTTGACAAGTTCAGAGTTGACCACTACTCTCAATGATCTTATGCTTAATATTAAAGGAGTTTCTAGAACTGTTTCGCAAGAGTCAGAAGGTGAGATTTTGGGATTATTTTCGGATGTGTTAGATGATACTGAAGCTTACTTGCATCATATCACTTCCAAGGAATTAGAAAAATTCAAGAACGACGATGACCGGATTGATAGGGTCATTGATTCTAATTTGCAACTCCAACATAGTTTGCAAGGACTAATTGCATATGTGGAAACATTAAGGTCCACAAAGGGAATCAATTTCACCctgaaaaacttggataagatggttgatgatgaaatgCTTCAAACTGCTAAAACTGTACAGACCGCGTCAAAATTTTTGGCTGACCTTATGTCGAATCCAAAAATCAAAAGTGAAAACTTGGAAGTTCATGGTGCCATCTTAAGTGCTGCCCAAGCAGTTATTGAGGCTGTATCAACACTTATCAAGGCTTCTACAGAGtctcaaagagaaattgtTAGCAAAGGAAGAGGTTTACAAACGCGTACTGAGTTCTACAAAAAGAACAATAGATGGACAGAAGGTTTGATCAGTGCTTCCAAGGCTGTAGCTGGTGCTACAAATATATTGATTCAGACTGCAGATGGTGTTCTTCGTGAAAGCAATTCTCACGAACAGTTAATTGTTGCTTCGAACGAAGTTGCAGCTTCTACGGCCCAGTTAGTAGCCGCATCAAGGGTTAAAGCTAATTTCGTGTCTCAAACACAGGAAAATTTGGAAACTGCTTCTGTTCTTGTATCTGGTGCATGTAAGTCGTTGGTACATAAAGTTCAGGATTTGATGGAAACAAATGATTTTTATCCAgatgatttggatttgagCAAGTTAACCCCGTACGAAGGTAAAACTGTTGAAATGGAACAGCAGGTTGAAATATTGAAGCTTGAGAATATGTTAGGTGCTGCTAGAAAGAGACTAGGAGACATTCGTAAGCATGGTTATAGGGATGATGTTAGCGACGATGAACGCTAA
- the PGS1 gene encoding CDP-diacylglycerol--glycerol-3-phosphate 3-phosphatidyltransferase (COG:I; EggNog:ENOG503NTXX; BUSCO:EOG09261ICI) encodes MLSSVYNYVFGRNHIHLSAVSTNNIPQDQVTQKFHPRLQAIFKQLDAICPRFVISQNDVFILNDPEQFYSTLKEKILSAKQRVFLSSLYVGKTQHELVGTIEKALELNEDLTVSILTDALRGTREAPHQPCSASLLVPLVEKFGKHRVDIRMYHTPHLKGFTKSLAPKRINEAWGLQHMKLYGFDDEIMLSGANLSEDYFTDRQDRYYLFSNRKLTEYYSKIHDSICSISYQILPSTNTPSGFRMDWPTSNKTCEPHVNHARFISDTSFMLEPLLKQQDLKNFEEFNDSDEYDTIVYPISQFSPLLQPRNDISTEKPSVLRLLTFLDSPTIKWWFTAGYFNLLPEIQEKLVNGVAKGTIITASAKANSFYKSTGVSYYIPEAYLLIAKKFLEDIRAKAKDNLIKLYEWRNGVVNTPGGWSYHAKGIWITVPDEDLPSITVIGSSNYTKRAYSLDLESNAILITKNKGLKKKMKEEVDNLLKYAHPMELEQFEPKVIGYEKNENDEDILERPIKKVSEDRQISYGVHLGLKVIGGKL; translated from the coding sequence ATGTTACTGTCAGTGTACAACTACGTATTTGGTAGAAATCATATCCATTTACTGGCAGTGTCTACAAACAACATCCCTCAAGATCAGGTTACGCAAAAGTTCCACCCTAGATTACAAGCTATATTTAAGCAGTTAGATGCAATTTGTCCTCGTTTTGTCATCAGTCAAAACGATGTCTTTATTTTGAACGATCCAGAACAGTTCTATTCCACTTTAAAGGAGAAAATCTTATCCGCTAAACAAAGGGTTTTTTTAAGCTCCTTATATGTTGGAAAAACTCAACATGAATTGGTAGGGACTATCGAGAAAGCACTTGAGCTAAACGAGGATTTAACGGTGTCCATTTTGACCGACGCTTTAAGGGGGACAAGAGAAGCTCCTCATCAACCATGTTCCGCTAGCTTATTAGTTCCTCTTGTGGAGAAGTTTGGAAAGCATAGGGTGGATATAAGAATGTATCACACTCCTCATTTGAAAGGCTTCACCAAGAGCTTGGCACCAAAGAGAATCAACGAAGCTTGGGGCTTGCAGCATATGAAATTATATGggtttgatgatgaaatcatGTTGAGTGGCGCAAACTTATCTGAGGACTACTTTACTGATAGACAAGATCGTTATTATCTTTTCAGTAACAGGAAGTTGACTGAATACTATTCAAAGATTCATGATAGTATTTGCTCAATAAGTTACCAAATATTaccatccaccaacacccCAAGTGGATTTAGAATGGACTGGCCTACTAGTAACAAAACCTGTGAACCTCACGTTAACCATGCAAGGTTTATTAGTGACACGTCATTTATGTTGGAACCCTTGTTGAAGCAGCAGGATCTCAAGAACTTCGAGGAATTCAATGACTCTGATGAGTATGACACAATTGTCTATCCAATTTCTCAGTTTTCTCCATTATTACAGCCCAGGAATGACATTTCCACAGAGAAACCCTCAGTATTGAGACTTCTTACTTTCTTGGATTCGCCCACCATAAAGTGGTGGTTTACAGCAGGAtacttcaatttgttgCCAGAGATTCAGGAAAAATTAGTCAACGGCGTGGCTAAAGGAACAATAATAACAGCCAGTGCAAAGGCAAATTCTTTCTATAAGTCTACGGGGGTATCATATTATATACCCGAAGCgtacttgttgattgctaagaagtttttggaagATATAAGAGCTAAGGCTAAAGATAACTTGATTAAGTTGTACGAATGGCGTAATGGTGTAGTCAATACACCAGGGGGTTGGTCTTACCACGCCAAGGGGATCTGGATTACTGTTCCAGATGAAGATTTACCCTCGATAACTGTTATAGGATCATCAAACTACACAAAGAGAGCTTATTCTTTGGATTTAGAAAGCAACGCTATATTAATCACAAAGAATAAAGgcttgaaaaagaaaatGAAGGAAGAAGTCgataacttgttgaagtacgCTCATCCAATGGAATTGGAGCAGTTTGAACCTAAAGTAATAGGCTATGAGAAGAACGAAAATGATGAGGATATTTTAGAGAGGCCCATAAAAAAGGTTTCTGAAGATAGACAAATAAGCTACGGAGTTCATCTTGGCTTGAAAGTCATAGGTGGAAAATTATAG
- the RER1 gene encoding retention in endoplasmic reticulum protein 1 (COG:U; EggNog:ENOG503NZFK; BUSCO:EOG09265ANI) gives MRVEKKLCVDFFRISSEQMENVLDQVKDTKVYQEYQKLGVTYQKLIDQSVPHKYYRWGLFGGVLFIFMVRILVSQGWYIICYALGIYLLNMLLAFLTPKFDPSLEQERRSESIEEGLGEDDDPAENEEEFRPFIRRLPEFKFWYNSTRAVILALITSFFSIFDIPVFWPILLMYFIILFTLTMRKQIQHMIKYKYLPFDFGKAKYKPRT, from the coding sequence ATGCGCGTCGAGAAAAAATTAtgtgttgatttctttaGGATAAGTTCAGAACAGATGGAAAACGTTTTGGATCAAGTTAAAGATACTAAAGTGTATCAGGAGTATCAGAAGTTGGGTGTGACATATCAGAAGCTCATCGATCAATCCGTTCCCCATAAGTATTACCGGTGGGgtctttttggtggtgttttgTTTATCTTTATGGTACGTATTCTAGTGTCTCAAGGATGGTACATCATTTGCTATGCTCTAGGAATCTATCTATTGAATATGTTGTTAGCTTTCTTAACTCCAAAGTTTGATCCTTCATTggaacaagaaagaagaagcgAATctattgaagaaggtttAGGGGAAGATGATGACCCTGCTGAAaacgaagaagaattcAGACCATTTATTAGAAGATTGCCCGAATTCAAGTTTTGGTACAATTCCACAAGAGCTGTCATACTTGCCTTGATtacttctttcttttccatCTTCGATATTCCCGTGTTTTGGCCTATTTTGTTGATGTATTTCATTATTTTGTTCACCTTAACTATGAGAAAACAAATCCAACACATGATCAAATATAAGTATTTGCCATTCGACTTTGGTAAGGCCAAATACAAGCCAAGAACCTAA
- a CDS encoding uncharacterized protein (BUSCO:EOG09265I7S; COG:S; EggNog:ENOG503P72Q) yields MRYANLSQGFQDDLESGLNSDAFNILSGNSNDHRQGLEENAKAAIYQLMQQKSLTFDEARLEYTKSQFGEHNIDSNGVPLDPKTVTFSG; encoded by the coding sequence ATGAGATATGCTAATTTGTCACAAGGGTTTCAAGATGATCTCGAAAGCGGACTCAATAGTGATGCTTTTAACATTTTAAGCGGTAACTCGAATGACCATAGACAAGGATTGGAAGAGAATGCCAAAGCTGCAATCTACCAATTAATGCAGCAAAAGCTGCTCACATTCGATGAGGCCCGTCTAGAGTATACCAAACTGCAATTTGGAGAGCATAATATCGATAGTAACGGGGTTCCTCTAGATCCTAAGACCGTGACTTTCTCCGGATAA
- a CDS encoding uncharacterized protein (EggNog:ENOG503P059; COG:J) — protein MNHVRLFTTTWVRFKPKVSDIDFNRLPSRNSNNLSSGVVGLANVGKSTFFQAITKTKLGNPANYPFATIEPEESKILVQSTRLDKLSKLYGSKKKIPTSLKIFDIAGLTRNASNGEGLGNKFLEDIRQVDGIFQIVRGFRDDSIIHIENNVDPVRDLVIVMDELILKDLEFVESGIDKLEKTIKKPNQPIDKMKKELKLLEEFQEMLYEGKKIGTFKFKDIESVEMTRKYNFLTIKPTVYLLNVNKEDYLRNDTEFKKDIEVWLQENCPNDKLMLICAQYENDKLDNPQEEDTESNRLNGVVEEMRDSLSLISYFTCGPQEAREWTIKRGTGAADAAAVIHNDLKDSFIAAQVYKYSDVIKLAEKNEKVNESELKAKGLQYRYGKDHVVEDGDIILFKSAKGKH, from the coding sequence ATGAACCATGTTAGACTTTTCACCACAACTTGGGTTAGGTTCAAGCCCAAAGTTAGTGACATAGATTTTAACAGGCTACCAAGTAGaaattccaacaacttgtcaCTGGGAGTAGTAGGCCTTGCAAATGTGGGTAAATCTACCTTTTTCCAAGCCATCACCAAAACTAAGTTAGGCAATCCTGCCAATTAtccatttgcaaccattgAACCGGAGGAAAGCAAAATCCTAGTTCAAAGCACAAGATTAGATAAGCTATCAAAACTATATGgatcaaagaaaaaaattcCTACCAGTCTAAAAATATTTGATATTGCTGGATTAACTCGAAATGCGTCCAATGGAGAAGGCCTTGGGAACAAATTCTTAGAGGATATTCGACAAGTGGATGGGATATTTCAGATTGTTAGAGGATTTAGGGATGACAGCATCATACACATAGAGAATAATGTAGATCCAGTGAGGGATTTGGTTATCGTTATGGATGAATTAATTTTGAAAGACTTAGAATTCGTGGAAAGTGGGATAGACAAGCTCGAGAAAACCATAAAGAAGCCAAATCAACCGATTGATAAGATGaaaaaagaattgaaaCTCTTGGAAGAATTTCAAGAGATGTTGTATGAAGGCAAGAAGATCGGTacattcaagttcaaagacaTCGAATCCGTCGAAATGACCAGAAAGTATAATTTCCTCACCATTAAACCCACAGTATATTTGTTGAATGTCAATAAAGAAGACTATTTAAGAAATGATACCGAATTTAAGAAGGATATTGAAGTTTGGTTGCAAGAAAATTGTCCCAACGACAAGCTCATGTTAATTTGTGCTCAATACGAAAATGACAAATTAGATAATCCACAAGAAGAGGATACTGAGCTGAATAGATTAAAtggggttgttgaagaaatgagAGactctttgagtttgataTCGTATTTCACATGTGGTCCACAAGAGGCAAGAGAATGGACGATAAAAAGGGGAACAGGTGCAGCTGATGCCGCTGCAGTAATTCACAATGACCTTAAAGACAGCTTCATAGCAGCTCAGGTATACAAATACAGTGACGTGATCAAGTTAGCGGAGAAGAATGAGAAAGTTAATGAGAGCGAATTAAAAGCCAAAGGACTTCAGTATAGGTATGGAAAAGACCACGTAGTAGAGGATGGTGACATTATCTTATTTAAGTCTGCCAAAGGAAAGCACTGA